Proteins encoded within one genomic window of Nonomuraea gerenzanensis:
- a CDS encoding Na+/H+ antiporter subunit D, producing MTRPMLESLVCVPVLLPLLAAGVKLAIGGRLRRLQSVISLVTLGLSLAVSVVLMVAADSGGPLVTELGGWPSPIGICLVADRLSTLVLVVSSAVTFCVMVYSVVSAYDEQEHDAPMAIFHPAFLVMVAGVADAFLSGDLFNLFVAFELLLSGSYVLLTFGGTEARIRAGATYTLMALASSMLFLIALAITYAATGTLSMAQLAERFATLPDQVKLLVELTLLLAFGIKAAIFPMSAWLPDSYPTAPAPATAVFAGLLTKVGVYSIIRLEALLFPGGPVSTLLMWVALATMLAGVLGAVAQTDLKRMLSFTLVSHIGYMVFGVALSTVAGLAGAVFYVVHHITVQTSLFLVTGMVERRTGTTSVTRLGGLMKASPLIAVLFFVPAMNLSGIPPMSGFLGKLMLVQAGLGRGGWLPVTLVAAGLVTSLLTLYAVAKTWGKAFWRAPRPDRVGQVVESEEHTGEDPTVTTTTLPVALPLSVAALVALGLSFTVLAGPLSALAQRAAAELMAREPYITAVLGRQP from the coding sequence ATGACCCGCCCGATGCTGGAGAGCCTCGTCTGCGTGCCCGTGCTGCTGCCGCTGCTGGCCGCCGGGGTGAAGCTGGCCATCGGCGGGCGGCTGCGGCGCCTGCAGTCGGTGATCAGCCTGGTCACGCTCGGTCTCTCGCTGGCCGTGTCGGTGGTGCTGATGGTCGCGGCCGACTCGGGCGGGCCGCTGGTGACCGAGCTGGGCGGCTGGCCGTCGCCGATCGGCATCTGCCTGGTGGCGGACCGGCTCTCGACGCTGGTGCTGGTCGTGTCGTCGGCGGTGACGTTCTGCGTGATGGTGTACTCCGTCGTCAGCGCGTACGACGAGCAGGAGCACGACGCGCCCATGGCGATCTTCCATCCGGCGTTCCTGGTGATGGTGGCCGGGGTGGCGGACGCGTTCCTGTCGGGGGACCTGTTCAACCTGTTCGTGGCGTTCGAGCTGCTGCTGAGCGGCTCGTACGTGCTGCTCACGTTCGGCGGCACGGAGGCCAGGATCAGGGCGGGAGCCACGTACACGCTGATGGCGCTGGCCTCGTCGATGTTGTTCCTGATCGCGCTGGCCATCACCTACGCCGCCACGGGCACGCTGTCGATGGCGCAGCTGGCCGAGCGCTTCGCCACGCTGCCGGACCAGGTGAAGCTGCTGGTGGAGCTGACGCTGCTGCTGGCGTTCGGCATCAAGGCGGCGATCTTCCCCATGTCGGCGTGGCTGCCCGACTCCTACCCCACCGCGCCCGCCCCGGCCACGGCGGTGTTCGCGGGGCTGCTCACCAAGGTCGGCGTGTACTCGATCATCCGGCTGGAGGCGCTGCTGTTCCCCGGGGGGCCGGTGTCCACGCTGCTGATGTGGGTGGCGCTGGCCACCATGCTGGCCGGGGTGCTGGGCGCGGTCGCGCAGACGGACCTGAAACGCATGCTCTCCTTCACGCTGGTCAGCCACATCGGGTACATGGTGTTCGGCGTGGCGCTGTCCACGGTGGCGGGGCTGGCGGGGGCGGTGTTCTACGTGGTGCACCACATCACCGTGCAGACGAGCCTGTTCCTGGTGACGGGGATGGTGGAGCGGCGTACCGGCACGACGTCGGTGACGCGGCTGGGCGGGCTGATGAAGGCGTCGCCGCTGATCGCCGTGCTGTTCTTCGTCCCGGCCATGAACCTGTCGGGGATCCCGCCGATGTCGGGCTTCCTGGGCAAGCTGATGCTGGTGCAGGCGGGGCTGGGGCGCGGCGGGTGGTTGCCGGTGACGCTGGTGGCGGCGGGGCTGGTGACGAGCCTGCTCACGTTGTACGCGGTGGCCAAGACCTGGGGGAAGGCGTTCTGGCGGGCGCCGCGGCCCGATCGGGTGGGGCAGGTCGTGGAGAGCGAGGAGCACACCGGTGAGGATCCGACCGTGACGACCACGACGCTGCCGGTGGCGCTGCCGCTGTCGGTGGCGGCGCTGGTCGCGCTGGGGCTGTCGTTCACGGTGCTGGCCGGGCCGCTGTCGGCGCTGGCGCAGCGGGCCGCCGCCGAGCTGATGGCGCGCGAGCCGTACATCACCGCCGTTCTGGGGAGGCAGCCGTGA
- a CDS encoding cation:proton antiporter has product MNVAVAACLLVGSALALSAGVGLMRFRTTLDRMHAGTKPQVLGVLLVLLAMWLHRPAWAYAGPLLLVGISQVITVSVAAYMVARAAYTRQSSDDDTEFPSPEDRSDD; this is encoded by the coding sequence ATGAACGTGGCGGTCGCCGCCTGCCTGCTGGTCGGCTCGGCGCTGGCCCTGTCGGCCGGGGTGGGGCTGATGCGCTTCCGCACCACCCTGGACCGCATGCACGCCGGTACCAAACCGCAGGTGCTCGGCGTGCTGCTGGTGCTGCTGGCGATGTGGCTGCACCGGCCCGCCTGGGCGTACGCGGGGCCGCTGCTGCTGGTCGGGATCTCGCAGGTGATCACCGTGTCGGTGGCCGCCTACATGGTGGCGCGGGCGGCCTACACGCGTCAGTCCTCCGACGACGACACCGAGTTCCCGTCGCCGGAGGACCGCTCCGACGACTGA
- a CDS encoding (2Fe-2S)-binding protein yields MTITLQVNGVPRTVDVDPRMSLLDLLRERLGLIGAKKGCDHGQCGACTVLIDGRRANACLALAVAVDGREITTVEGLATGEELHPLQSAFMEHDAFQCGYCTPGQLCSAAGMLGEPGPSAVTDDLLVDPDLTPEEISERMSGNLCRCGAYVNIVRAIEEVAP; encoded by the coding sequence ATGACTATCACCCTGCAGGTGAACGGCGTGCCGCGCACGGTGGACGTGGACCCGCGGATGTCGCTGCTGGACCTGCTTCGCGAGAGACTCGGGCTCATCGGCGCCAAGAAGGGCTGCGACCACGGCCAGTGCGGTGCCTGCACGGTCCTCATCGACGGGCGGCGGGCCAACGCCTGCCTGGCGCTGGCGGTCGCGGTGGACGGCCGCGAGATCACCACCGTCGAAGGGCTGGCCACGGGCGAGGAGCTGCACCCGCTGCAGAGCGCGTTCATGGAGCACGACGCCTTCCAGTGCGGCTACTGCACCCCCGGGCAGCTCTGCTCGGCCGCCGGCATGCTCGGCGAGCCGGGCCCCAGCGCCGTCACCGACGACCTCCTCGTCGATCCGGACCTGACACCCGAGGAGATCAGCGAGCGGATGAGCGGCAACCTGTGCCGCTGCGGCGCCTACGTCAACATCGTCCGCGCGATCGAAGAGGTGGCTCCGTGA
- a CDS encoding monovalent cation/H+ antiporter complex subunit F, translating into MTTVYLVTVALLWLGAAASLYRLARGPSMLDRAVSLDVFTSLSMCGAGAFAVARDDYSDLPILLVLSLLGFVGSVSLARFFSGRSR; encoded by the coding sequence ATGACGACGGTGTATCTGGTGACGGTCGCGCTGCTGTGGCTGGGGGCGGCGGCCTCGCTCTACCGGCTGGCGCGCGGGCCCTCGATGCTGGACCGGGCGGTCTCGCTGGATGTGTTCACGTCGTTGTCGATGTGCGGGGCCGGGGCGTTCGCCGTGGCCAGGGACGACTACTCGGACCTGCCGATCCTGCTGGTGCTGTCGCTGCTGGGGTTCGTCGGGTCGGTGTCGCTGGCCCGGTTCTTCTCGGGGAGATCGCGATGA
- a CDS encoding Na(+)/H(+) antiporter subunit C, with protein MNSVPVLPFAACCVLIACGVTLLLERSLVRVLCGVIMLGNGVNLLIVTAGGDSGGPPFVDGPGAADPLPQAMVLTAIVITLGVTAFLLALVHRSWQLTGSDEVQDDTEDRRVRLRSRRGELGDAVRARRDAYRRLVIEQRAELARLEAEQAERERLEEADLERRISRVHDELSQWMRELRYEGLSEETLQERLEEAGLREDPGAMSNLERIEQLREEHELGRARQAAREKELRRKLKARQREARKQMRTAIREERERQALAQDPELEGDDA; from the coding sequence GTGAACAGTGTCCCGGTGCTGCCGTTCGCCGCCTGCTGCGTGCTGATCGCCTGCGGGGTGACGCTGCTGCTCGAACGGAGCCTGGTACGCGTGTTGTGCGGCGTCATCATGCTGGGCAACGGGGTGAACCTGCTGATCGTCACCGCCGGCGGCGACAGCGGCGGCCCGCCCTTCGTGGACGGCCCCGGCGCGGCCGACCCGCTGCCGCAGGCGATGGTGCTCACCGCGATCGTGATCACCCTGGGGGTGACCGCGTTCCTGCTGGCGCTGGTGCACCGCTCGTGGCAGCTCACGGGCAGCGACGAGGTCCAGGACGACACCGAGGACCGCCGGGTGCGGCTGCGCTCGCGGCGCGGCGAGCTGGGCGACGCCGTACGGGCCCGGCGTGACGCCTACCGGCGGCTGGTCATCGAGCAGCGGGCCGAGCTGGCCAGGCTGGAGGCCGAGCAGGCCGAGCGGGAGCGGCTGGAGGAGGCGGACCTGGAGCGGCGCATCTCGCGCGTGCACGACGAGCTGAGCCAGTGGATGCGCGAGCTGCGTTACGAGGGCCTGTCGGAGGAGACGCTGCAGGAACGCCTGGAGGAGGCGGGGCTGCGGGAGGACCCCGGCGCCATGTCGAACCTGGAGCGGATCGAGCAGCTGCGCGAGGAGCACGAGCTGGGGCGGGCGCGGCAGGCGGCCAGGGAGAAGGAGCTGCGCAGGAAGCTCAAGGCCCGGCAGCGGGAGGCGCGCAAGCAGATGCGCACGGCCATCAGGGAGGAGCGGGAGCGGCAGGCCCTCGCGCAGGACCCGGAGCTGGAGGGCGACGACGCATGA
- a CDS encoding FAD binding domain-containing protein, with translation MRPFEYARAASTAEAVRDFGPGTMYLGGGTNLVDLMRLGVAEPERLVDVSRLPLDTIEPAGDRVRVGATVRNTDLAADPLIRSRYPMLARAVLTGASGQVRNVATVAGNLLQRTRCTYFQDVTRPCNKRRPGSGCPAIAGDHAGLAILGSSDACVATHPSDMAVALAALDAQVHVTGPGGDRIVPMPGLHRLPGEEPERDTVLSPGDLITAVELPPPPPGASLYRKVRERASFAFALVSIAAVLDVGRDGTVAGCRIALGGVAHVPWRAERAEQALIGGPATGEAFLQAAEAELEQARPLPRNAYKVPLARNLIVATLEELAP, from the coding sequence GTGAGGCCCTTCGAGTACGCCCGCGCCGCCAGCACCGCCGAGGCCGTGCGCGACTTCGGGCCCGGCACCATGTACCTGGGCGGCGGCACCAACCTGGTGGACCTCATGCGGCTGGGCGTGGCCGAGCCGGAGCGCCTGGTGGACGTCAGCCGCCTGCCGCTCGACACCATCGAGCCCGCCGGTGACCGCGTCCGCGTCGGCGCCACCGTGCGCAACACCGACCTGGCCGCCGACCCGCTGATCCGCAGCCGCTACCCGATGCTCGCGCGCGCGGTGCTGACCGGCGCGTCCGGCCAGGTGCGCAACGTCGCCACCGTCGCCGGCAACCTGCTGCAACGCACCCGCTGCACCTACTTCCAGGACGTCACCAGGCCGTGCAACAAGCGCCGGCCCGGCTCCGGCTGCCCGGCCATCGCCGGCGACCACGCCGGCCTGGCCATCCTCGGCTCCTCCGACGCCTGCGTGGCCACCCACCCCTCCGACATGGCGGTGGCCCTGGCCGCGCTGGACGCCCAGGTGCACGTCACCGGCCCCGGCGGCGACCGCATCGTGCCCATGCCTGGCCTGCACCGCCTGCCCGGCGAGGAGCCCGAGCGCGACACCGTGCTGAGCCCCGGCGACCTGATCACCGCCGTCGAGCTGCCGCCACCGCCGCCGGGCGCCTCGCTCTACCGCAAGGTACGCGAGCGGGCCTCGTTCGCCTTCGCCCTGGTGTCCATCGCCGCCGTGCTCGACGTCGGCCGGGACGGCACCGTGGCCGGCTGCCGCATCGCGCTCGGCGGGGTCGCGCACGTGCCCTGGCGGGCCGAGCGCGCCGAGCAGGCCCTGATCGGCGGCCCGGCGACCGGCGAGGCGTTCCTCCAGGCCGCCGAGGCCGAGCTGGAGCAGGCCCGCCCGCTGCCGCGCAACGCCTACAAGGTGCCGCTGGCCCGCAACCTGATCGTCGCCACGCTGGAGGAGCTCGCACCGTGA
- a CDS encoding acetate/propionate family kinase — translation MDERVEESAAILTVNAGSSSLRLDLVQGGSVLDSAHAERAVDPGSARQELSAFLGGHFDRDIRAVAHRLVHGGDVVRVPTVADEETAEALRAVTGLAPLHLPPALALLEAAREQLPAVPHVLCPDTAFHAGLPDEAAVYALPAGWRERYGLRRYGFHGLSYAWAADRACELLGRPLHELDLVLAHLGGGCSVAAVSGGRSLDTSMGFTPLDGLPMSKRSGSVDPGMLVWLLRQGHLALEELGEGLERHSGLLGLSGGRSGDTRELVAAERDGDEAAGLALRVFAHRVSREIAAAATSLRRVDALVFTGEIGWDQPEVREAVCRRLGLLGIEPPGAGNRPDDGPVSPAGAAVPVLVVQVREELQLARECLAMLAEEEA, via the coding sequence ATGGACGAGCGGGTGGAGGAGTCGGCGGCGATACTCACCGTCAACGCGGGGTCGTCGAGCCTGCGGCTGGACCTCGTACAGGGGGGCAGCGTGCTGGACAGCGCGCACGCCGAGCGCGCCGTCGACCCCGGCTCGGCCAGGCAGGAGCTGTCGGCGTTCCTCGGCGGCCACTTCGACCGCGACATCAGGGCGGTCGCGCACCGGCTGGTGCACGGCGGCGACGTCGTGCGCGTGCCCACGGTGGCGGACGAGGAGACGGCCGAGGCGCTGCGCGCCGTCACCGGCCTGGCGCCGCTGCACCTGCCTCCCGCGCTGGCGCTGCTGGAGGCGGCCCGCGAGCAGTTGCCCGCCGTGCCGCACGTGCTCTGCCCCGACACCGCCTTCCACGCGGGCCTGCCGGACGAGGCCGCCGTGTACGCGCTGCCGGCCGGCTGGCGCGAGCGCTACGGTCTGCGCCGCTACGGCTTCCACGGCCTGTCGTACGCGTGGGCCGCGGACCGGGCCTGCGAGCTGCTCGGCCGGCCGCTGCACGAGCTGGACCTGGTGCTGGCGCACCTGGGCGGCGGCTGTTCCGTGGCCGCGGTGTCGGGCGGGCGCAGCCTGGACACCTCGATGGGCTTCACCCCGCTGGACGGGCTGCCCATGAGCAAACGCTCGGGCAGCGTGGACCCGGGGATGCTGGTGTGGCTGCTCCGGCAGGGGCACCTGGCGCTGGAGGAGCTGGGTGAGGGGCTGGAGCGCCATTCGGGGCTGCTGGGGCTGTCGGGCGGGCGTTCCGGGGACACCCGGGAGCTGGTGGCGGCCGAGCGGGACGGCGACGAGGCGGCCGGGCTGGCGCTGCGCGTGTTCGCGCACCGCGTGAGCCGGGAGATCGCCGCCGCGGCCACCTCGCTGCGGCGGGTGGACGCGCTGGTGTTCACCGGGGAGATCGGCTGGGACCAGCCCGAGGTACGCGAGGCGGTCTGCCGCCGGCTCGGCCTGCTCGGGATCGAGCCGCCGGGCGCGGGCAACCGTCCCGACGACGGGCCGGTCAGCCCGGCCGGCGCCGCCGTTCCCGTGCTGGTGGTGCAGGTGCGCGAGGAGCTGCAGCTCGCTCGCGAGTGCCTGGCGATGCTGGCCGAGGAGGAGGCATGA
- a CDS encoding xanthine dehydrogenase family protein molybdopterin-binding subunit, with amino-acid sequence MNRTEGRVKVTGLATYAAEYPVENVAYAFAVQAQIAKGRVRRVDAAPALELPGVLAVLSCEAAPRLAEDADPELALFQSREVAYRGQIVAAVVADSHEIARDAAAHVRVEYDADDHDVRLSSDHPGLYQPEVVNPNFPSDTEKGDVEAGLSAAATTVDVTYETPVLHNNPMEPHAALACWDTEGRLLVYDTAQGTSGSRALIAGTLGLPEEQVRVVSRHVGGGFGSKGTTRPQAILAALASRMVGRPVKIALTRQQMFDVTGYRTPTIQRLRLGADAEGRLTAVEHLAYEQSSTLVEFAEQTTVPTRVMYGTPALRTGHRLVRLDVATPSWMRAPGECPGMYALESAMDELACAAGLDPVELRIRNDPETEPDSGLPFSSRNLVGCLREGAHRFGWEHRDPRPGIRREGEWLIGTGVASSTYPARRSPCKAVATMRDGDVLIQVAAADIGTGARTVLRKIAAGTLGMDPERVHVELGDSDLPQAPVAGGSMGTASWGTAVVRACEDLRRDGKEGRADTTDEVKADAELARHAFGAQFAEVRVSAVTGEIRVSRLLGVFAAGHIVDATLARSQFLGGMTMGMGMALMEETVTDEEFGGFLHRDLAQYHVPACADAQHVEAYWLEEQDGELNPMGSKGIGEIGIVGTAAAIGNAVHHATGHRFRELPITPAKILMARF; translated from the coding sequence GTGAACCGCACAGAAGGCCGCGTCAAGGTCACCGGGCTGGCGACGTACGCGGCCGAGTACCCGGTCGAGAACGTCGCCTACGCCTTCGCCGTGCAGGCGCAGATCGCCAAGGGCCGGGTCAGGCGGGTGGACGCCGCTCCCGCGCTGGAGCTGCCGGGCGTGCTGGCCGTGCTGTCCTGCGAGGCCGCGCCCCGCCTGGCGGAGGACGCCGATCCGGAGCTGGCGTTGTTCCAGAGCCGCGAGGTGGCCTACCGCGGCCAGATCGTCGCCGCCGTCGTGGCCGACAGCCACGAGATCGCCCGCGACGCCGCCGCTCACGTGCGCGTGGAGTACGACGCCGACGACCACGACGTGCGGCTGAGCAGCGACCACCCCGGCCTCTACCAGCCCGAGGTGGTCAACCCGAACTTCCCGTCCGACACTGAGAAGGGCGACGTGGAGGCGGGGCTGTCGGCCGCCGCGACCACCGTGGACGTCACCTACGAGACGCCCGTCCTGCACAACAACCCGATGGAGCCGCACGCGGCGCTGGCCTGCTGGGACACCGAGGGCCGGCTGCTGGTCTACGACACCGCGCAGGGCACCAGCGGCAGCCGCGCCCTCATCGCCGGGACGCTGGGCCTGCCGGAGGAGCAGGTGCGCGTGGTGTCCAGGCACGTCGGCGGCGGGTTCGGGTCCAAGGGCACGACCAGGCCGCAGGCGATCCTGGCCGCGCTGGCCTCCCGCATGGTGGGCCGCCCGGTCAAGATCGCGCTGACCCGGCAGCAGATGTTCGACGTCACCGGCTACCGCACGCCGACGATCCAGCGGCTGCGGCTCGGGGCGGACGCCGAGGGCCGGCTCACGGCGGTGGAGCACCTGGCGTACGAGCAGAGCTCCACGCTGGTCGAGTTCGCCGAGCAGACCACGGTCCCGACCCGGGTCATGTACGGCACGCCCGCGCTGCGCACCGGGCACCGGCTGGTCCGGCTGGACGTGGCCACCCCGTCGTGGATGCGCGCCCCGGGGGAGTGCCCCGGCATGTACGCGCTGGAGTCGGCGATGGACGAGCTGGCCTGCGCGGCCGGCCTGGACCCGGTCGAGCTGCGCATCCGCAACGACCCGGAGACCGAGCCGGACAGCGGCCTGCCGTTCAGCTCCCGCAACCTGGTGGGCTGCCTGCGCGAGGGCGCCCACCGGTTCGGCTGGGAGCACCGCGACCCGCGTCCCGGCATCAGGCGCGAGGGGGAGTGGCTGATCGGCACCGGCGTGGCGTCCTCGACGTACCCGGCCAGGAGGTCGCCGTGCAAGGCCGTGGCCACGATGCGCGACGGCGACGTGCTGATCCAGGTGGCCGCCGCCGACATCGGCACCGGCGCCCGCACGGTGCTCAGGAAGATCGCGGCCGGCACGCTCGGCATGGACCCGGAGCGGGTGCACGTGGAGCTGGGCGACAGCGACCTGCCCCAGGCGCCGGTGGCCGGCGGCTCCATGGGCACCGCCTCCTGGGGCACGGCCGTCGTACGGGCCTGCGAGGACCTGCGGCGGGACGGCAAGGAGGGCCGCGCCGACACCACCGACGAGGTCAAGGCGGACGCCGAGCTGGCCAGGCACGCCTTCGGCGCCCAGTTCGCCGAGGTCCGGGTGAGCGCGGTGACCGGCGAGATCCGTGTGTCGCGGCTGCTCGGCGTGTTCGCCGCCGGGCACATCGTGGACGCCACGCTGGCACGCTCGCAGTTCCTCGGCGGCATGACGATGGGCATGGGCATGGCGCTGATGGAGGAGACGGTCACCGACGAGGAGTTCGGCGGCTTCCTGCACCGGGACCTGGCGCAGTACCACGTCCCGGCCTGCGCCGACGCCCAGCACGTGGAGGCGTACTGGCTGGAGGAGCAGGACGGCGAGCTCAACCCGATGGGCAGCAAGGGCATCGGCGAGATCGGCATCGTGGGCACGGCGGCGGCCATCGGCAACGCCGTCCACCACGCCACGGGGCACCGCTTCCGCGAGCTGCCCATCACCCCGGCGAAGATCCTCATGGCCAGGTTTTAG
- a CDS encoding Na+/H+ antiporter subunit E produces MNRELLAPWVLGRRVPLPLVAWLALVWVTLWGDLTVGNVLGGLLTGLVVTWLLPLPILDPGIRVHPVALARLLLWIAWNMVLSTARVVLWVALPGPPPTRIVRVRLRTSSESMTVLLMIALSTVPGSLVVEAYRQELVVHVLGLTGDVTGTVRADVAELESRIVRAFGTRRDREELG; encoded by the coding sequence GTGAACCGGGAGCTGCTGGCGCCGTGGGTGCTGGGGCGGCGGGTGCCGTTGCCGCTGGTGGCCTGGCTGGCGCTGGTGTGGGTGACGTTGTGGGGCGACCTGACGGTGGGCAACGTGCTCGGCGGGCTGCTGACCGGGCTCGTCGTGACGTGGCTGCTGCCGCTGCCCATCCTGGACCCGGGCATCAGGGTGCACCCGGTGGCGCTGGCCCGGCTGTTGCTGTGGATCGCCTGGAACATGGTGCTCTCGACGGCGCGGGTGGTGCTCTGGGTGGCGCTGCCCGGGCCGCCGCCGACGCGGATCGTGCGGGTGCGGCTGCGCACGTCGTCCGAGTCGATGACGGTGCTGCTGATGATCGCGCTGTCCACGGTGCCCGGCTCGCTGGTCGTGGAGGCGTACCGCCAGGAGCTGGTCGTGCACGTCCTGGGGCTGACCGGCGACGTGACCGGCACCGTGCGAGCGGACGTGGCGGAGCTGGAGTCGCGCATCGTGCGCGCGTTCGGCACCCGGCGGGACCGGGAGGAGCTGGGATGA
- a CDS encoding DUF6328 family protein, which produces MKSEMAQQRNESEQERADRNFVELLQGARVAVTGVQVLFAFLLTVPFSSGFSRLDQTDRWLYYAALVSAAVASICYIAPTAQHRVLFRQGRKETLVRRSNLYGILGALALAVSMTTSTMFVIDYLFQATLAWITAGALAALAMWTWFGQPAFTRNGQSSERSSGDGNSVSSSED; this is translated from the coding sequence GTGAAAAGCGAGATGGCGCAGCAGCGCAACGAGTCGGAGCAGGAGCGTGCGGATCGCAACTTCGTCGAGTTGCTGCAGGGCGCGCGTGTCGCGGTCACCGGGGTGCAGGTGCTGTTCGCGTTCCTGCTCACGGTGCCCTTCTCCTCCGGGTTCTCCCGGCTGGACCAGACGGACCGGTGGTTGTACTACGCGGCGCTGGTCAGCGCCGCCGTCGCCTCCATCTGCTACATCGCGCCGACGGCGCAGCACCGCGTGCTGTTCAGGCAGGGGCGCAAGGAGACGCTGGTACGCCGCTCCAACCTGTACGGCATCCTCGGCGCCCTGGCCCTGGCCGTGTCGATGACCACGTCCACGATGTTCGTCATCGACTACCTGTTCCAGGCGACGCTGGCCTGGATCACCGCGGGCGCGCTGGCGGCGCTGGCCATGTGGACCTGGTTCGGCCAGCCGGCCTTCACCCGTAACGGTCAGTCGTCGGAGCGGTCCTCCGGCGACGGGAACTCGGTGTCGTCGTCGGAGGACTGA